In a genomic window of Quercus lobata isolate SW786 chromosome 4, ValleyOak3.0 Primary Assembly, whole genome shotgun sequence:
- the LOC115986288 gene encoding aspartic proteinase CDR1-like produces the protein MAAALRIKTLISTLSVILLLTLTEATNSGFTVDLIKRDSTLSPLYNSSHTYFDRLYNAFARSVSRANRFKPTLQANSSIQSNVIANDGEYLIKISLGTPAIEVLGIADTGSDLIWTQCEPCEKCYKQNLPLFDPQQSSTYGNVTCNSSPCKALDTASCGTNKNTCQYSYSYGDQSFTNGDLGVETLTIGLTTSHQVTLPKIIFGCGHNNDGTFGEAGSGIIGLGGGPLSLVSQLNNSIGGKFSYCLVPTENSNITSKINFGDNGLDSGNGAVSTPMVAKDPSTFYYLTLEGISVGNKRFAYKASSKAVASNEGNIIIDSGTTLTFLPPEFHADLVSAFEKAIDAERVRDPRGVLSLCFRCKDDIDVPIITAHFTGADVKLKPINTFARMDDDLVCFTMIPSESLAIFGNLAQINFLVEYDLKAKKVSFLPADCTKH, from the coding sequence ATGGCTGCTGCTTTGAGAATAAAAACTCTCATCTCTACTTTATCAGTCATACTTTTACTTACGTTGACAGAAGCTACTAATAGTGGTTTCACTGTTGATCTCATAAAGCGTGATTCGACATTATCTCCACTGTACAATTCGTCTCACACCTATTTTGATCGCTTGTATAATGCTTTTGCTCGTTCCGTTTCACGGGCTAATCGTTTCAAGCCAACCTTACAAGCCAATAGTTCAATCCAATCAAACGTAATAGCTAATGATGGAGAATACCTCATTAAAATTTCCCTTGGAACCCCGGCAATTGAGGTGCTTGGCATTGCAGATACAGGCAGTGATCTAATATGGACACAATGTGAGCCATGTGAAAAATGTTACAAGCAAAACCTTCCTCTCTTTGATCCTCAGCAATCTTCAACATATGGTAATGTGACCTGCAATTCAAGTCCTTGCAAGGCATTAGACACCGCCTCTTGTGGCACTAATAAAAACACCTGCCAGTATAGTTACTCATATGGAGATCAGTCATTCACCAATGGTGATCTTGGTGTTGAAACCTTAACCATTGGTTTGACTACTAGCCATCAAGTCACATTACCGAAGATTATATTTGGGTGCGGGCACAATAATGATGGTACATTTGGTGAGGCAGGGTCAGGCATAATTGGCCTAGGAGGTGGCCCTCTTTCTCTGGTCTCTCAACTAAACAATTCTATTGGGGGGaaattttcttattgtttagttcccacagaaaattcaaatattacaaGCAAGATTAATTTTGGTGACAATGGCTTGGATTCTGGCAATGGTGCGGTTTCAACACCCATGGTTGCAAAAGATCCTTCGACATTCTATTACCTTACTCTAGAGGGCATTAGTGTTGGGAACAAGAGGTTTGCCTACAAGGCTTCTTCTAAGGCTGTTGCTAGTAATGAGGGTAACATTATCATTGACTCTGGGACTACTTTAACCTTTCTTCCACCTGAGTTTCATGCTGATTTGGTATCAGCCTTCGAGAAAGCTATTGATGCTGAACGTGTTCGTGACCCGAGGGGTGTTCTTAGTCTCTGTTTCAGGTGTAAAGATGACATTGATGTCCCAATTATCACGGCTCATTTTACTGGTGCTGATGTGAAGTTGAAGCCAATCAATACATTTGCTAGAATGGATGATGATTTGGTTTGCTTCACCATGATACCATCTGAGAGTTTGGCCATCTTTGGGAACTTGGCCCAGATAAACTTCTTGGTGGAGTATGACCTGAAGGCCAAGAAAGTGTCCTTCCTGCCTGCTGATTGCACCAAGCACTAG